In Micromonospora sp. WMMD980, the following are encoded in one genomic region:
- a CDS encoding MerR family transcriptional regulator has product MDIGIREKSLSVGEAAERVGLTTYTLRWYEQEGLVAPVGRDSAGRRRYTEADVNWLFLLTRLRRTGMPVRDMRRYAELARQGDHTLGARRALFEAHRVRVLARMADLAEDLKVLDHKIDAYRRAEEELG; this is encoded by the coding sequence GTGGACATCGGTATCCGGGAGAAGAGTCTCAGCGTGGGCGAGGCGGCGGAGCGGGTCGGCCTGACCACCTACACGCTGCGCTGGTACGAGCAGGAGGGCCTGGTCGCCCCGGTCGGGCGGGACTCCGCCGGTCGCCGGCGCTACACCGAGGCTGACGTCAACTGGCTGTTCCTGCTGACCCGGCTGAGGCGCACCGGGATGCCGGTGCGCGACATGCGCCGCTACGCCGAGCTGGCCCGGCAGGGCGACCACACGCTCGGCGCGCGCCGGGCGCTGTTCGAGGCGCACCGGGTGCGGGTGCTGGCCCGGATGGCCGACCTGGCCGAGGATCTCAAGGTGTTGGACCACAAGATCGACGCGTATCGGCGCGCCGAGGAGGAACTGGGCTGA
- the lgt gene encoding prolipoprotein diacylglyceryl transferase — MTLAPMTPLAAMPSPSTAVWQLGPVPIRAYALCIIAGIVVACVVTEYRLRRRGVAPGAVLDIAVWAVPAGIIGARIYHVITSPEKYFGDGGQPLKAFFIWEGGLGIWGAVAGGAVGAWIAARQLGIPLTVVADALAPGMPLAQAVGRLGNWFNNELYGGRTSLPWGLEVHVMDPDNPGHALRDDAGNPVLQPGLYHPTFLYELIWNVGVAALVLVLDRKLRLGRGRAFALYVMGYTAGRFWIELMRTDEANHILGVRLNVWTAALVFLGALAYFVRARGPREYLVPVGEPGVPVTPAGDVSQVDLSAREGGAATVAPEGYRVVTEEQFRAYRKTGALPPAESAATDGPVSDGTATDGPAPDGAATDAVEPTDRADADPTDRGPTDRAEAGDGPDLAAADDRAATGGTDAAGHAGRADADGRPADRDS, encoded by the coding sequence GTGACCCTCGCCCCGATGACCCCCCTGGCGGCCATGCCCAGCCCCAGCACCGCCGTCTGGCAACTCGGTCCGGTTCCGATCCGGGCGTACGCGCTCTGCATCATCGCCGGCATCGTGGTGGCCTGCGTGGTCACCGAATACCGGCTGCGCCGCCGGGGCGTCGCACCGGGCGCGGTGCTCGACATCGCCGTCTGGGCGGTGCCGGCGGGCATCATCGGCGCCCGGATCTACCACGTGATCACCTCGCCGGAGAAATACTTCGGCGACGGCGGCCAGCCGCTCAAGGCGTTCTTCATCTGGGAGGGCGGCCTGGGCATCTGGGGCGCGGTGGCCGGTGGCGCGGTCGGCGCCTGGATCGCCGCCCGGCAGCTCGGCATCCCGCTCACCGTGGTGGCCGACGCGTTGGCCCCGGGCATGCCCCTGGCGCAGGCCGTGGGCCGGTTGGGCAACTGGTTCAACAACGAGCTGTACGGCGGGCGCACCAGCCTGCCGTGGGGGCTCGAGGTGCACGTGATGGACCCGGACAACCCGGGTCACGCGCTGCGTGACGACGCGGGCAACCCGGTCCTGCAACCGGGGCTCTACCACCCCACGTTCCTCTACGAGTTGATCTGGAACGTCGGCGTCGCCGCGCTGGTGCTGGTCCTCGACCGCAAGCTGCGGCTGGGCCGGGGCCGGGCCTTCGCGCTCTACGTGATGGGCTACACCGCCGGGCGGTTCTGGATCGAGTTGATGCGCACCGACGAGGCCAACCACATCCTCGGCGTCCGGCTCAACGTCTGGACCGCGGCGCTCGTCTTCCTCGGCGCGCTCGCCTACTTCGTCCGGGCCCGCGGCCCGCGGGAATATCTTGTCCCGGTGGGCGAGCCGGGCGTGCCGGTGACGCCGGCCGGCGACGTGTCCCAGGTCGATCTCTCCGCGCGCGAGGGCGGCGCGGCGACCGTGGCGCCGGAGGGCTACCGGGTGGTGACCGAGGAGCAGTTCCGTGCGTACCGGAAGACCGGCGCGCTGCCCCCGGCGGAGTCGGCGGCGACCGACGGGCCCGTCTCCGACGGCACCGCGACCGACGGGCCGGCCCCCGACGGTGCCGCGACCGACGCCGTCGAACCGACCGACCGCGCCGACGCCGACCCGACCGACCGGGGCCCGACCGACCGGGCCGAGGCCGGCGACGGACCCGACCTCGCCGCGGCCGACGACCGGGCCGCGACGGGCGGCACGGACGCGGCCGGGCACGCCGGCCGGGCGGACGCCGACGGGCGCCCGGCGGACCGGGACAGCTGA
- a CDS encoding ABC transporter ATP-binding protein, which produces MDDAVSVRDLVVDRGGRRVLHGISCAVPRGTVTGLLGPSGSGKTTLMRAVVGVQTIDGGTVDVLGRPAGATGLRRRVGYLTQAPSVYADLTVRENARYFAVLQGRSRADADRAVTDVGLAAAADQLVGTLSGGQRSRASLACALVGDPELVVLDEPTVGQDPVLRADLWARFHAMAAAGTTLLVSSHVMDEAARCDRLLLIREGRLVADDTPAAVRAATGVDDLEEAFLRLIRDAEPEATA; this is translated from the coding sequence ATGGACGACGCGGTGTCGGTCCGCGACCTGGTGGTCGACCGGGGTGGACGGCGGGTGCTGCACGGCATCAGCTGCGCCGTCCCCCGGGGCACGGTCACCGGTCTGCTGGGCCCCAGCGGCAGTGGGAAGACCACGCTGATGCGCGCGGTGGTCGGTGTGCAGACGATCGACGGCGGCACGGTCGACGTGCTCGGCCGGCCCGCCGGCGCGACCGGGCTGCGCCGCCGGGTCGGCTACCTCACGCAGGCGCCGAGCGTCTACGCCGACCTCACGGTCCGGGAGAACGCCCGCTACTTCGCCGTGCTCCAGGGCCGCAGCCGCGCCGACGCCGACCGCGCGGTCACCGACGTCGGCCTGGCCGCCGCGGCCGACCAACTCGTCGGCACGCTCTCCGGCGGCCAGCGCAGCCGCGCCTCGCTCGCCTGCGCCCTGGTCGGCGACCCGGAACTGGTCGTCCTCGACGAGCCCACGGTCGGGCAGGACCCGGTGCTGCGGGCCGACCTGTGGGCCCGGTTCCACGCGATGGCCGCCGCCGGCACCACGCTGCTGGTCTCCAGTCACGTCATGGACGAGGCGGCGCGCTGCGACCGGCTGCTGCTGATCCGCGAGGGCCGCCTGGTCGCCGACGACACCCCGGCCGCGGTCCGCGCCGCCACCGGCGTGGACGACCTGGAGGAGGCGTTCCTGCGCCTGATCCGCGACGCCGAGCCGGAGGCCACCGCATGA
- a CDS encoding NAD(P)/FAD-dependent oxidoreductase, whose translation MRSAVVVGAGLGGMAVAGALARSGWQVTLLEKADRVRPEATAVVLWPNGVRALRALGLGAGLDAIATPLPDGGIRRPDGQWLVQPRPTPADRMPVVVHREDLHDALIAGLGEQVELRTGVSVRSVRTTAGERPAVGDGRHLFEADLVVAADGTDSEIRRQLAPETAVVSSGCAAWRAVIPWYRAPQLPDDQPPHGETLGAGYRFVAASLGERGTAGASRRGGIYWVATAAGAPRPEPPEIQLALLKRWFAGWPAPIATLLEATDPADVVQQEVRELRPLPRSYGFAVGSGGVVLLGDAAHAMPPHLGQGACLAFEDAATLAGLLRESRLPDAVTAYDRLRRPRAATMVRQTRRMSAVLQTRGRLALRARDAALGTISPRLRSTAAAAAADWQPPS comes from the coding sequence ATGCGCAGCGCGGTGGTGGTCGGCGCCGGCCTCGGCGGGATGGCGGTGGCCGGTGCGCTGGCCCGCTCCGGGTGGCAGGTGACGCTGCTGGAGAAGGCCGACCGGGTCCGGCCGGAGGCGACCGCCGTGGTGCTCTGGCCGAACGGGGTACGCGCGCTGCGCGCCCTCGGCCTCGGTGCCGGCCTGGACGCGATCGCCACCCCGCTGCCCGACGGCGGGATCCGCCGCCCGGACGGGCAGTGGCTGGTGCAGCCCCGACCCACGCCTGCCGACCGGATGCCGGTGGTGGTGCACCGGGAGGACCTGCACGACGCGCTCATCGCCGGCCTGGGCGAGCAGGTGGAGCTGCGTACCGGGGTGAGCGTGCGGAGCGTGCGCACGACCGCCGGCGAGCGGCCCGCGGTGGGCGATGGCCGGCACCTGTTCGAGGCGGACCTGGTGGTCGCGGCCGACGGCACGGACAGCGAGATCCGGCGGCAGCTCGCCCCGGAGACCGCTGTGGTGAGTTCCGGTTGCGCCGCCTGGCGGGCGGTCATCCCCTGGTACCGCGCCCCGCAGCTACCCGACGACCAACCGCCGCACGGCGAGACGCTCGGCGCCGGTTACCGGTTCGTGGCCGCGTCGCTCGGTGAGCGGGGCACCGCCGGGGCCTCCCGGCGGGGCGGCATCTACTGGGTGGCCACCGCCGCGGGTGCGCCCCGGCCGGAGCCACCGGAGATCCAGCTCGCCCTGCTCAAGCGCTGGTTCGCGGGCTGGCCCGCGCCGATCGCCACGCTGCTGGAGGCGACCGACCCGGCCGACGTGGTGCAGCAGGAGGTCCGCGAGCTACGGCCGCTGCCCCGGTCGTACGGCTTCGCCGTCGGCTCGGGCGGCGTGGTGCTGCTCGGCGACGCCGCGCACGCCATGCCACCGCACCTCGGGCAGGGCGCCTGCCTCGCGTTCGAGGACGCGGCCACGCTCGCCGGCCTGCTCCGCGAGTCACGGCTGCCGGACGCGGTGACCGCCTACGACCGGCTGCGCCGGCCCCGCGCCGCGACGATGGTCCGGCAGACCCGCCGGATGTCGGCAGTGCTCCAGACCCGAGGGCGGCTGGCGCTGCGCGCCCGCGACGCCGCGCTCGGCACGATCAGCCCGCGGCTTCGTAGCACCGCCGCCGCGGCGGCGGCGGACTGGCAACCGCCGTCCTGA
- the hisI gene encoding phosphoribosyl-AMP cyclohydrolase, with amino-acid sequence MPASDAPVTGAPDRSGGAPAPGPDRPSRLDPAIAAKLRRGPDGLVAAVVRAHDSGEVLMVAWMDDEALHRTLTTGRATYWSRSRGEYWVKGATSGHHQYVRSVALDCDGDALLVSVEQVGAACHTGHRTCFFTDLPVSSPEVTP; translated from the coding sequence GTGCCCGCCTCTGACGCGCCGGTGACCGGCGCACCCGACCGCTCCGGCGGCGCCCCGGCCCCCGGCCCGGACCGCCCCTCCCGGCTCGACCCGGCCATCGCGGCCAAGCTGCGCCGCGGCCCCGACGGCCTGGTCGCCGCCGTGGTCCGCGCGCACGACTCGGGTGAGGTGCTGATGGTCGCCTGGATGGACGACGAGGCGCTGCACCGCACGCTCACCACCGGCCGGGCCACCTACTGGTCCCGCAGCCGGGGGGAGTACTGGGTCAAGGGCGCCACCTCCGGGCACCACCAGTACGTCCGCTCGGTCGCGCTGGACTGCGACGGCGACGCGCTGCTGGTCAGCGTGGAGCAGGTCGGTGCGGCCTGCCACACCGGGCACCGCACCTGCTTCTTCACCGACCTCCCGGTCAGCTCGCCGGAGGTGACCCCGTGA
- a CDS encoding GNAT family N-acetyltransferase — MDVVRADALDQLERFYDAVPRDGARTEGFDSLVLFVRDGAGWPFYARPRLDATDAPTLAEVAAVRARQRELGLPEAFEWVHEHQPGMLAVARSAGLSVLEAPLMLLEPERLPDPATLSDVPVRVLDPGDPGFAADIALRRAVAAVGFAHGGTARGEAGPAERDAALARLDVDALEEEAARVADGRRISVLAATPRDGTLASGMAMRVGDVAEIAGVATLPSARRRGLGTAVTATLARELRAAGTDLIFLSAGSEDIARVYLRVGFRRVGTACIAEPAAVI; from the coding sequence GTGGATGTCGTACGAGCCGACGCGCTCGACCAATTGGAGCGCTTCTACGACGCGGTGCCCCGCGACGGGGCCCGGACCGAGGGGTTCGACTCCCTGGTGCTGTTCGTCCGCGACGGCGCCGGCTGGCCGTTCTACGCCCGACCCCGGCTCGACGCCACCGACGCGCCCACGCTGGCCGAGGTCGCTGCCGTCCGCGCCCGGCAGCGGGAGCTGGGCCTGCCCGAGGCGTTCGAGTGGGTCCACGAGCACCAACCGGGCATGCTGGCGGTGGCCCGCTCGGCGGGGCTGAGCGTGCTGGAGGCGCCGCTCATGCTGTTGGAGCCGGAGCGGCTGCCCGACCCGGCGACGCTCAGCGACGTACCCGTGCGGGTGCTGGACCCGGGCGACCCGGGCTTCGCCGCGGACATCGCGCTGCGCCGGGCCGTCGCCGCGGTCGGCTTCGCCCACGGCGGCACCGCGCGCGGCGAGGCCGGGCCCGCCGAGCGCGACGCCGCGCTCGCCCGGCTGGACGTGGACGCGCTGGAGGAGGAGGCGGCCCGGGTCGCCGACGGGCGGCGGATCTCCGTGCTCGCCGCCACACCGCGGGACGGGACGCTCGCCAGCGGCATGGCGATGCGGGTCGGCGACGTGGCGGAGATCGCCGGGGTGGCGACGCTGCCGTCCGCCCGGCGGCGCGGGCTCGGCACCGCGGTGACCGCCACGCTGGCCCGGGAACTGCGCGCCGCCGGCACCGACCTGATCTTCCTGAGCGCGGGCAGCGAGGACATCGCCCGGGTCTACCTGCGGGTCGGCTTCCGTCGGGTGGGCACGGCCTGCATCGCCGAGCCGGCGGCGGTCATCTGA
- a CDS encoding anthranilate synthase component I yields the protein MTDGAVTPDRSAFAELADRWRVVPVTRRLLADAETPVGVYRKLAGGPGTFLLESAEQGVGSAGTAWSRYSFIGVRSAATLTERGGEASWTGAPPAGVPTSGDPVTVLRETVAALAGPAWDPDGDLPPLTGGLVGYLGYDLVRRFERLPELTEDELDVPELGMMLATDLVVLDHYEGSAILVANAVLPPRDAPGRPERVAAAYHHAVGRLDAMTTALSRPIPPMVATVDRPGVGEVTSRTPDGGYPKAVEAAKEAIRAGECFQIVLSQRFERATDADPIDVYRVLRTTNPSPYMYLLRFDGFDIVGSSPEAHLKVSAGPDGRRRALLHPIAGTRPRGGSPDADSRLAAELLADPKERAEHVMLVDLGRNDLGRVCRPGTVTVPEFATIERYSHVMHIVSTVVGELRDDRTAFDALAATFPAGTLSGAPKVRAMEIIEELEPVRRGVYGGTVGYFGFGGDLDMAIAIRTALIREGRAYVQAGAGVVADSNPAAEDQETRNKAAAVLAAIAAAETLRPAR from the coding sequence GTGACCGACGGCGCCGTCACCCCGGACCGGTCCGCCTTCGCCGAGCTGGCCGACCGCTGGCGGGTCGTGCCGGTCACCCGGCGGCTGCTGGCCGACGCCGAGACCCCGGTCGGGGTCTACCGCAAGCTCGCCGGTGGTCCCGGCACGTTCCTGCTGGAGTCCGCCGAGCAGGGCGTCGGCTCGGCCGGCACGGCCTGGTCGCGTTACTCGTTCATCGGCGTCCGCAGCGCCGCCACGCTCACCGAGCGCGGCGGCGAGGCGAGCTGGACCGGCGCACCGCCGGCCGGCGTGCCTACCTCGGGCGACCCGGTCACCGTGCTCCGGGAGACCGTCGCCGCGCTCGCCGGGCCGGCCTGGGACCCGGACGGCGACCTGCCGCCCCTCACCGGCGGCCTGGTCGGCTACCTCGGCTATGACCTGGTCCGCCGCTTCGAGCGGCTGCCGGAGCTGACCGAGGACGAGCTGGACGTGCCCGAGCTGGGCATGATGCTCGCTACCGACCTGGTGGTGCTCGACCACTACGAGGGCTCGGCGATCCTGGTCGCCAACGCGGTGCTGCCGCCGCGGGACGCGCCGGGCCGGCCGGAGCGGGTGGCCGCCGCCTACCACCACGCGGTGGGGCGGCTGGACGCGATGACCACCGCGCTGTCCCGACCGATTCCGCCCATGGTCGCCACGGTCGACCGTCCCGGCGTCGGCGAGGTGACCAGCCGGACGCCCGACGGCGGCTACCCGAAGGCGGTGGAGGCGGCCAAGGAGGCGATCCGGGCCGGCGAGTGCTTCCAGATCGTGCTGAGCCAGCGCTTCGAGCGGGCCACCGACGCCGACCCGATCGACGTCTACCGGGTGCTGCGCACCACCAACCCCAGCCCGTACATGTACCTGCTGCGCTTCGACGGCTTCGACATCGTCGGCTCGTCGCCGGAGGCGCACCTCAAGGTGAGCGCCGGCCCGGACGGGCGGCGTCGCGCGCTGCTGCACCCGATCGCCGGCACCCGGCCACGGGGAGGCTCGCCCGACGCCGACTCCCGGCTCGCCGCCGAGCTGCTCGCCGACCCGAAGGAGCGCGCCGAGCACGTGATGCTCGTCGACCTGGGCCGCAACGACCTGGGCCGGGTCTGCCGGCCGGGCACGGTCACGGTCCCCGAGTTCGCCACCATCGAGCGCTACAGCCACGTCATGCACATCGTCTCGACCGTCGTCGGCGAGCTGCGCGACGACCGCACCGCGTTCGACGCGCTGGCCGCGACGTTCCCCGCCGGCACGCTCAGCGGCGCGCCCAAGGTGCGGGCCATGGAGATCATCGAGGAGCTGGAGCCGGTCCGCCGGGGCGTCTACGGCGGCACGGTCGGTTACTTCGGCTTCGGCGGCGACCTGGACATGGCGATCGCGATCCGCACCGCGCTGATCCGCGAGGGTCGGGCCTACGTGCAGGCCGGAGCCGGTGTGGTGGCCGATTCCAATCCCGCCGCCGAGGACCAGGAGACGCGGAACAAGGCCGCCGCCGTGCTCGCCGCGATCGCCGCCGCCGAGACGCTGCGGCCGGCCCGATGA
- a CDS encoding Trp biosynthesis-associated membrane protein: MTAPVTAAGGRTAAGGRRELAYAVLLCLAGAGLAAWAVTRAWSVEVTSRGGLPPGQRSRTGADLLPWVSALAYVGLAGGGAVLATRGRLRRLLGVLLTGVGVAVVVGGGVGLTEPGVSRHWPALVLVGGLALVAGGAFTATRGGGWPAMGARYERRSAPASAPDADRPAVERGTRDAWDALDRGEDPTVS, from the coding sequence ATGACCGCGCCGGTCACCGCCGCGGGCGGCCGGACCGCCGCCGGCGGCCGGCGCGAGCTGGCGTACGCGGTGCTGCTCTGCCTGGCCGGCGCGGGCCTGGCCGCCTGGGCGGTGACCCGGGCCTGGTCGGTGGAGGTGACCTCCCGCGGCGGGCTACCGCCCGGGCAGCGGTCCCGCACCGGCGCGGACCTGCTGCCGTGGGTGTCGGCGCTGGCCTACGTCGGGCTGGCTGGCGGCGGCGCGGTGCTGGCGACCCGGGGGCGGCTGCGCCGGCTGCTGGGCGTGCTGCTGACCGGCGTCGGGGTGGCCGTCGTGGTCGGCGGCGGCGTCGGGCTGACCGAGCCCGGGGTGAGCCGGCACTGGCCGGCGCTGGTGCTGGTGGGTGGCCTGGCGCTGGTGGCCGGCGGGGCGTTCACCGCGACGCGCGGCGGCGGCTGGCCGGCGATGGGGGCCCGCTACGAACGGCGGTCGGCGCCGGCGTCGGCGCCCGACGCCGACCGGCCGGCGGTCGAGCGGGGCACCCGGGACGCGTGGGACGCGCTGGACCGGGGTGAGGACCCGACGGTCAGCTGA
- the trpA gene encoding tryptophan synthase subunit alpha codes for MSRIGVAFDKARADGRAVLVGCMPAGFPTVEGSIAAMTAMVEAGVDVIEVEIPYSDPVMDGPVIQKASDIALAGGVRTADALRVVEAVAATGASVVTMTYWNPIEQYGVDTFARDMAAAGGTGLITPDLIPDEAAEWLAASDAHGIDRTFLVSPSSTDARLRMTAEHCRGFVYATAIMGVTGARAQTSEAAPILVSRLRGVTDLPVGVGLGVGTGAQAATVAGYADAVIVGSALVRCVLDAPDQAAGLSALRKLSAELAEGVRNPAR; via the coding sequence GTGAGCCGCATCGGGGTCGCCTTCGACAAGGCCCGGGCCGACGGGCGGGCCGTGCTGGTCGGCTGCATGCCGGCCGGCTTCCCGACCGTCGAGGGCAGCATCGCCGCGATGACCGCCATGGTCGAGGCGGGCGTCGACGTCATCGAGGTGGAGATCCCCTACTCCGACCCGGTGATGGACGGTCCGGTCATCCAGAAGGCGAGCGACATCGCGCTGGCCGGCGGCGTCCGGACCGCCGACGCGCTGCGCGTCGTCGAGGCGGTCGCCGCGACCGGCGCGTCGGTGGTCACGATGACCTACTGGAACCCGATCGAGCAGTACGGCGTCGACACGTTCGCCCGCGACATGGCCGCCGCCGGCGGCACCGGGTTGATCACGCCGGACCTGATCCCCGACGAGGCCGCCGAGTGGCTGGCCGCCTCCGACGCGCACGGGATCGACCGGACGTTCCTGGTGTCGCCGTCCTCCACCGACGCCCGGCTGCGAATGACCGCCGAGCACTGCCGCGGCTTCGTCTACGCCACCGCGATCATGGGGGTGACCGGCGCCCGCGCGCAGACCTCCGAGGCGGCGCCGATCCTGGTCTCCCGGCTGCGCGGGGTCACCGACCTGCCGGTCGGGGTCGGGCTGGGCGTGGGCACCGGAGCCCAGGCCGCCACCGTCGCCGGCTACGCCGACGCGGTGATCGTGGGCAGCGCGCTGGTGCGGTGCGTGCTCGACGCGCCGGACCAGGCCGCCGGCCTGTCGGCGCTGCGCAAGCTCAGCGCCGAACTCGCCGAGGGCGTCCGCAACCCGGCCCGCTGA
- the trpB gene encoding tryptophan synthase subunit beta — protein MSAAPAAGQVPDAAGHFGRFGGRFVPEALVAALDELDAAYRKAMGDDEFLAEFEALLRDYAGTPSELYAARRLSAQVGARILLKREDLNHTGAHKIRNVLGQALLTRRMGKRRVIAETGAGQHGVATATAAALFDLECVVYMGEVDTERQALNVARMRMLGATVVPVTAGSRTLKDAMNEAMRDWVANVEDTHYLIGTAAGPHPFPEMVRDFVRGIGVEARRQCLDLTGALPDAVAACVGGGSNALGIFHAFVPDADVRLYGFEAGGEGVATGRHAASITGGSSGVLHGTRTYVLQDADGQTIESHSISAGLDYPGVGPEHAWLHDAGRATYLPVDDAEAMAAFELLCRTEGIIPAIESAHALAGARRIAPELAAELGREPVIVVNLSGRGDKDVHTAGAYFGILDKE, from the coding sequence ATGAGCGCCGCACCCGCAGCCGGCCAGGTCCCCGACGCCGCCGGTCACTTCGGCCGCTTCGGCGGTCGGTTCGTCCCCGAGGCGCTGGTCGCCGCGCTGGACGAGCTGGACGCGGCCTACCGGAAGGCGATGGGCGACGACGAGTTCCTCGCCGAGTTCGAGGCCCTGCTGCGCGACTACGCCGGCACGCCCTCGGAGCTGTACGCGGCCCGCCGGCTCTCCGCCCAGGTGGGGGCGCGGATCCTGCTCAAGCGCGAGGACCTGAACCACACCGGCGCCCACAAGATCCGCAACGTGCTCGGCCAGGCGCTGCTCACCCGCCGGATGGGCAAGCGGCGGGTGATCGCGGAGACCGGTGCCGGCCAGCACGGCGTGGCCACCGCGACCGCCGCCGCCCTGTTCGACCTCGAGTGCGTCGTCTACATGGGCGAGGTGGACACCGAGCGGCAGGCGCTGAACGTGGCCCGGATGCGGATGCTCGGCGCCACCGTGGTCCCGGTGACCGCCGGTTCGCGCACGCTCAAGGACGCGATGAACGAGGCGATGCGCGACTGGGTCGCCAACGTCGAGGACACCCACTACCTGATCGGCACCGCGGCCGGGCCGCACCCGTTCCCCGAGATGGTGCGCGACTTCGTGCGCGGCATCGGCGTGGAGGCCCGCCGGCAGTGCCTGGACCTGACCGGCGCGCTGCCGGACGCGGTGGCGGCCTGTGTCGGCGGCGGCTCCAACGCGCTGGGCATCTTCCACGCCTTCGTGCCCGACGCCGACGTGCGGCTCTACGGCTTCGAGGCGGGCGGCGAGGGCGTGGCGACCGGTCGGCACGCCGCGAGCATCACCGGCGGCTCGTCGGGCGTGCTGCACGGCACCCGCACCTACGTGCTCCAGGACGCCGACGGTCAGACCATCGAGTCGCACTCGATCTCGGCCGGGTTGGACTATCCGGGCGTCGGCCCGGAGCACGCCTGGCTGCACGACGCCGGCCGGGCCACCTACCTGCCGGTCGACGACGCCGAGGCGATGGCCGCGTTCGAGCTGCTCTGCCGCACCGAGGGGATCATCCCGGCGATCGAGAGCGCGCACGCGCTGGCCGGCGCCCGGCGGATCGCCCCGGAACTCGCCGCCGAGCTGGGCCGGGAGCCGGTGATCGTGGTCAACCTCTCCGGCCGGGGCGACAAGGACGTGCACACGGCCGGGGCGTACTTCGGCATCCTCGACAAGGAGTGA
- the trpC gene encoding indole-3-glycerol phosphate synthase TrpC, with translation MLDEILAGVREDVARRQEQIPLERIRELAAAAPPPLDAYAALRRPGVAVIAEVKRSSPSKGRLAEIADPADLAGDYAAGGARAISVLTEGRWFGGSLDDLAAVRAAVNVPVLRKDFVVSSYQVHEARAHGADLVLLIVAALEQNALVGLLERIESLGMTALVEVHTEEEADRALEAGAQVIGVNARDLRTLEVDRSVFERIAPGLPSSVVKIAESGVRGPHDLIRYASAGADAVLVGEGLVTQKSPREAVAELVNAGNHPATPRPVR, from the coding sequence GTGCTCGACGAGATCCTGGCCGGCGTGCGCGAGGACGTCGCCCGGCGGCAGGAGCAGATTCCGCTGGAGCGGATCCGCGAGCTGGCCGCCGCCGCGCCGCCACCGCTCGACGCGTACGCGGCGCTGCGCCGACCCGGCGTGGCCGTGATCGCCGAGGTGAAGCGCTCGTCGCCGTCCAAGGGGCGGCTGGCCGAGATCGCCGACCCGGCGGATCTGGCCGGCGACTACGCGGCCGGTGGCGCGCGGGCGATCAGTGTGCTGACCGAGGGCCGCTGGTTCGGCGGGTCGCTGGACGACCTGGCCGCCGTGCGGGCCGCGGTGAACGTGCCGGTGCTGCGCAAGGACTTCGTCGTCTCCAGCTACCAGGTGCACGAGGCCCGCGCGCACGGCGCCGACCTGGTGCTGCTGATCGTCGCCGCGCTGGAGCAGAACGCCCTGGTCGGCCTGCTGGAGCGGATCGAGTCGCTGGGCATGACCGCGCTCGTCGAGGTGCACACCGAGGAGGAGGCGGACCGGGCCCTGGAGGCGGGCGCGCAGGTGATCGGCGTCAACGCCCGCGACCTGCGTACCCTTGAGGTCGACCGCTCGGTCTTCGAGCGGATCGCACCCGGCCTGCCGAGCAGCGTCGTCAAGATCGCCGAGTCCGGCGTGCGCGGTCCGCACGACCTGATCCGGTACGCCTCTGCCGGCGCCGACGCCGTGCTGGTGGGCGAGGGCCTGGTCACCCAGAAGAGCCCCCGCGAGGCGGTCGCCGAGCTGGTCAACGCCGGTAACCACCCGGCCACGCCCCGCCCGGTGCGCTGA